One genomic window of Actinoplanes lobatus includes the following:
- a CDS encoding Lrp/AsnC family transcriptional regulator codes for MDHIDRALLAKLQEDATQSYAGLGQAVGLSAGAAHERVRKLRERGVIRRTTVEVDPAVVGGGVLAFVMVDSTSWMGDTAEDFAALPEIVEAHIIAGSASVLVKVRTATTELLQDVLRRIYAIDGVSGTQATVVLETFFERPVSPQA; via the coding sequence ATGGATCACATCGATAGAGCGCTGCTGGCGAAGCTCCAAGAGGACGCCACCCAGTCGTACGCCGGGCTGGGGCAGGCGGTCGGCCTCTCCGCCGGCGCGGCCCATGAGCGCGTACGGAAGCTGCGGGAGCGCGGCGTTATCCGCCGGACCACGGTTGAGGTGGACCCGGCCGTGGTGGGCGGCGGCGTCCTGGCTTTCGTCATGGTCGACTCGACGTCTTGGATGGGCGATACGGCGGAGGACTTCGCGGCGCTGCCCGAGATCGTGGAGGCGCACATCATCGCCGGCAGCGCCTCGGTCCTGGTGAAGGTCAGGACGGCGACGACCGAACTGCTACAGGACGTGTTGCGCCGAATCTACGCGATCGACGGCGTCAGCGGGACGCAGGCCACGGTGGTGCTGGAAACCTTCTTCGAACGACCTGTCTCGCCGCAGGCGTGA
- a CDS encoding MerR family transcriptional regulator, whose protein sequence is MRIGDLAARAGVSVRSLRYYEEQGLLVSTRSPGGQRQYTDKEVSRVRFIQRLYAAGLASRTIAELLPCVDSPTAQNADAAWTQLQQERDRITQHIEELTQARDALDQLIAINREHRSRFAAE, encoded by the coding sequence ATGCGGATCGGTGATCTCGCGGCGCGGGCCGGGGTGAGCGTGCGTTCCCTGCGCTACTACGAGGAGCAAGGGCTACTCGTCAGCACCCGCAGCCCGGGCGGCCAACGCCAGTACACCGACAAGGAGGTCAGCCGGGTGCGGTTCATCCAGCGGCTGTACGCCGCCGGGCTCGCCAGCCGCACGATCGCCGAGCTGCTGCCGTGCGTCGACTCGCCCACCGCCCAGAACGCCGACGCCGCCTGGACGCAGTTGCAGCAGGAACGGGACCGCATCACGCAACACATCGAGGAACTCACCCAGGCCCGCGACGCGCTCGACCAGTTGATCGCCATCAACCGGGAGCATCGGTCCCGGTTCGCTGCCGAATGA
- a CDS encoding alkene reductase, which yields MTTLFDRYQLGEMVLPNRVVMAPLTRVRAAAGGLATPSMATYYAQRATAGLIVTEGVQPSIVGQSNPGTPGLHTDEQAKSWQQVTDAVHINGGRVFAQLMHGGRVSHPETTGMQPVGPSAVPAAGELFTPTGRKPAPVPRALDTAEVPDHARSYAGAARYAIDAGFDGVELHGANGYLISQFLSSTANLRTDRYGGSITNRIRFAVEAVTATVEAVGGHRTGIRLSPGAGIWGATETDVPEMYTALLTELAPLGLAYVHLELTTAEEVLIGLRRAWPGTLIVNPAFPMGPKKADGAAAQRWLELGANLISFGRAFIANPDLVERLRQHLPLADDDQATWYAGGDQGYLTYPTYRYEA from the coding sequence ATGACGACCCTGTTCGACCGGTACCAACTCGGCGAAATGGTTCTGCCGAACCGTGTGGTGATGGCCCCGCTGACTCGGGTTCGCGCCGCCGCGGGCGGTCTCGCGACGCCGTCGATGGCGACCTACTACGCCCAGCGGGCCACCGCGGGACTCATCGTGACCGAGGGCGTGCAGCCCAGCATCGTGGGGCAGTCGAACCCCGGCACCCCGGGCCTGCACACCGATGAGCAGGCCAAGTCGTGGCAGCAGGTCACCGACGCGGTGCACATCAACGGCGGGCGTGTCTTCGCCCAGCTCATGCACGGCGGCCGGGTGTCGCACCCGGAGACGACCGGCATGCAGCCGGTCGGCCCGTCGGCCGTCCCGGCAGCCGGCGAGCTCTTCACGCCGACCGGCCGCAAGCCCGCGCCGGTGCCCCGCGCGCTGGACACCGCCGAGGTGCCCGACCACGCACGCTCCTACGCCGGCGCGGCCCGGTACGCGATCGACGCCGGCTTCGACGGTGTGGAACTGCATGGCGCGAACGGCTACCTGATCTCGCAGTTTCTCTCCAGCACGGCCAACCTGCGTACCGACCGCTACGGCGGATCGATCACGAACCGGATCCGGTTCGCCGTCGAAGCGGTGACCGCGACGGTCGAGGCGGTGGGCGGTCACCGTACCGGGATCCGGCTCTCACCGGGCGCCGGCATCTGGGGCGCCACCGAGACCGACGTGCCCGAGATGTACACCGCGCTGCTCACCGAACTGGCACCGCTCGGCCTGGCATACGTCCACCTGGAGCTCACCACCGCCGAAGAGGTGCTGATCGGGCTGCGCCGCGCCTGGCCGGGCACCCTCATCGTCAACCCCGCGTTCCCGATGGGCCCGAAGAAGGCGGACGGAGCGGCCGCGCAGCGGTGGCTGGAACTGGGCGCCAACCTGATCAGCTTCGGTCGCGCCTTCATCGCCAACCCCGACCTCGTGGAACGGCTACGGCAGCATCTCCCACTCGCCGACGACGACCAGGCGACCTGGTACGCGGGCGGCGACCAGGGCTACCTCACCTATCCCACATACCGGTACGAGGCCTGA
- a CDS encoding PaaX family transcriptional regulator, translated as MGSPYDIDEIFPQDVAESVRLPRRQAGNSPQDLAVTLLADYTLRSRAWLPSAAIVELLAEAGVSPAGARTAISRLARRGVLEGHRQGRRSSYRLTAAAAAFLAVGGSTILSQGLAQPWDGQWTLVAFSLPQEEGSLRRGLRSQLRWMGYAPLYDGLWVSPHDLGEKTRARLAELTLGTLTVFRARHVELDAAIRRNPIDAWDTREIARQYESFIKRWSATPPRTRAGEISGTEAVRARTEVMNTYRRLPVLDPGLPDRLLPPGWLREPARELFTAVYDGTAGAAEDHVRKVAGRHSGGAVPGIRAHTVADLATGFS; from the coding sequence GTGGGAAGCCCGTACGACATCGACGAGATCTTTCCCCAGGACGTCGCCGAATCGGTACGGCTGCCCCGGCGGCAGGCCGGCAACTCGCCACAGGATCTTGCGGTCACCCTGCTCGCGGACTACACCCTGCGATCGCGGGCCTGGCTGCCCTCCGCGGCCATCGTGGAACTGCTCGCCGAGGCGGGAGTCAGCCCGGCCGGCGCCCGGACGGCGATCAGCCGGCTGGCCCGGCGCGGCGTGCTCGAGGGCCACCGGCAGGGCCGGCGCAGCTCGTACCGGCTGACCGCCGCGGCCGCCGCCTTCCTGGCCGTCGGCGGCAGCACGATCCTGTCGCAGGGCCTCGCCCAGCCGTGGGACGGCCAGTGGACCCTGGTCGCCTTCTCCCTGCCGCAGGAGGAGGGCTCCCTCCGGCGGGGACTGCGCAGCCAGCTGCGGTGGATGGGGTACGCGCCGCTGTACGACGGACTCTGGGTCTCGCCGCACGACCTCGGCGAGAAGACCAGGGCGCGGCTCGCCGAGCTCACGTTGGGCACCCTGACCGTCTTCCGGGCCCGGCACGTCGAACTCGACGCGGCGATCCGCCGCAATCCGATCGACGCGTGGGACACCCGCGAGATCGCGCGGCAGTACGAGTCCTTCATCAAGCGGTGGAGCGCCACACCGCCGCGGACCCGGGCCGGGGAGATCTCCGGGACCGAGGCGGTACGCGCCCGTACCGAGGTCATGAACACCTACCGCAGGCTGCCGGTCCTCGACCCCGGCCTGCCGGACCGTCTGCTGCCGCCGGGATGGCTGCGTGAACCCGCGCGCGAGCTGTTCACCGCCGTCTACGACGGAACGGCCGGGGCCGCCGAGGACCACGTCCGCAAGGTGGCGGGCCGGCACTCCGGCGGCGCCGTACCGGGGATCCGGGCGCACACCGTCGCCGACCTGGCCACCGGGTTCTCCTGA
- a CDS encoding extracellular catalytic domain type 1 short-chain-length polyhydroxyalkanoate depolymerase gives MKIRRRLLLAAAVSLAVAGLAVPAAQPAFAASLTEVTSFGDNPGGMRMHVYVPDNRPANPAIVVAMHGCGGSGPGFYSGSEFAGQADRYGFVVIYPSATQQAGFGNCFDTWSDAAKRRGGGSDPVSIISMITYAERQYGGDPNRVYATGSSSGGMMTNHMLALYPDVFKAGAAFMGVPFNCFANAADYPPGASKCTGGSMDRTPQQWGDAVRQAYPGYTGPRPRVQLWHGTSDTLVPYSLLQETIEQWTNVFGLSQTPTSSDTPQPSWNRRRYGDQVEAYSIQGAGHSLPSGGMAAAAVAFFGLNGTGNPSTPPSSSPPPSNPPSSSPPAPSGSCRVTATVNAWNSGLTTSLTIANTGTTAVNGWSLAFTLPGGQTITSGWNATYSPSSGQVTARNASYNPAIPPNGTVTIGFQATHTGNAGQPTGFTLNGNTCAS, from the coding sequence ATGAAGATCAGAAGAAGACTCCTGCTCGCCGCCGCGGTCTCACTGGCCGTGGCGGGCCTGGCCGTGCCCGCGGCCCAGCCCGCGTTCGCTGCCTCCCTGACCGAGGTCACCAGCTTCGGCGACAACCCCGGCGGCATGCGCATGCACGTCTACGTCCCCGACAACCGTCCCGCCAACCCGGCCATCGTGGTGGCCATGCACGGCTGCGGAGGCTCGGGGCCGGGCTTCTACTCCGGCAGCGAGTTCGCCGGGCAGGCCGACCGGTACGGATTCGTCGTCATCTACCCCTCCGCCACCCAGCAGGCCGGCTTCGGCAACTGCTTCGACACCTGGTCGGACGCCGCCAAGCGGCGCGGCGGCGGCAGCGATCCGGTGTCGATCATCTCCATGATCACGTACGCCGAAAGGCAGTACGGCGGCGATCCGAACCGGGTCTACGCGACCGGAAGCTCGTCCGGCGGGATGATGACCAACCACATGCTCGCCCTGTATCCCGACGTGTTCAAGGCCGGCGCGGCGTTCATGGGCGTGCCGTTCAACTGCTTCGCCAACGCCGCCGACTATCCGCCCGGCGCCAGCAAGTGCACCGGAGGCAGCATGGACCGGACCCCGCAGCAATGGGGCGACGCGGTTCGGCAGGCGTATCCGGGCTACACCGGGCCGCGCCCGCGGGTCCAGCTGTGGCACGGCACCAGCGACACCCTCGTGCCGTACTCGCTGCTGCAGGAGACCATCGAGCAGTGGACCAACGTGTTCGGGCTGAGCCAGACACCCACGTCGTCGGACACACCGCAGCCGAGCTGGAATCGCCGCCGGTACGGCGATCAGGTCGAGGCGTACAGCATCCAGGGCGCCGGGCACAGTCTGCCGAGCGGCGGCATGGCGGCCGCCGCGGTCGCCTTCTTCGGGCTCAACGGCACCGGGAACCCGTCCACGCCTCCGTCGTCGAGCCCGCCGCCGTCCAACCCGCCCTCGTCGAGCCCGCCGGCGCCCTCGGGCTCGTGCCGGGTGACCGCCACGGTGAACGCGTGGAACTCCGGCCTGACCACGAGCCTCACCATCGCCAACACCGGAACCACCGCCGTCAACGGCTGGTCGCTGGCCTTCACGCTGCCGGGCGGGCAGACCATCACCTCCGGCTGGAACGCCACCTATTCCCCGTCGTCCGGCCAGGTGACCGCGAGGAACGCGAGCTACAACCCGGCGATCCCGCCGAACGGCACGGTGACCATCGGCTTCCAGGCCACCCACACCGGCAACGCCGGCCAGCCGACCGGCTTCACCCTCAACGGCAACACGTGCGCGTCATGA
- a CDS encoding serine/threonine protein kinase, giving the protein MSMPLRPGDPVRLGRYELAGRLGQGGMGTVYLGRDSDGGRLVAIKMVRPEFAHETEFRGRFRSEVNRAKQVPPFSTAEVLDADPDHEPPYLVVEYVDGPSLAVEVRERGPLSGAALQGVAVGIATALTAIHGAEVIHRDLKPGNVLFARGGIKVIDFGIARAFEATSQHTRTDQMVGTVSYMAPERFDPVDGRPVSPAADIFAWGAVVVFAATGRSPFAADSAAGTAMRILTGEPDLAGVPESLRSAVEWALAKDPEARPTARELLDLLLAGEAPRPAVVTAAAAAPTIAPVPVRARRGRTVAALATAVAVLAATGVGLALNGLPGGSPSATGATPPSGAGSGEPTSGGAVSSRPAPKPSARSLSPLEKLQAIRNGKRKTLIHSVQLDKDLAMDQHYTEIEAGDGTGKKSQFALIPAGVDFLFQSLAASTPDRPVCLGVRLTKESAKLAQSECFTGPGTQFELIPAEKKDDHGRPAYYIYNDSSGFLLWDGEAFYVQEVGDGDPIYTFSFVDLGPLPSPSVG; this is encoded by the coding sequence ATGAGCATGCCGCTGCGCCCGGGGGACCCAGTCAGGCTCGGCCGCTACGAGCTGGCCGGACGGCTCGGTCAAGGCGGCATGGGCACCGTCTACCTGGGCCGGGACAGTGATGGTGGGCGGCTGGTCGCGATCAAGATGGTGCGGCCGGAGTTCGCGCACGAGACGGAGTTCCGGGGACGGTTCCGCAGTGAGGTGAACCGGGCCAAGCAGGTGCCGCCGTTCTCGACCGCCGAGGTGCTGGACGCTGATCCCGATCATGAGCCGCCGTACCTGGTGGTGGAATATGTCGACGGGCCGAGCCTGGCGGTCGAGGTCCGGGAGCGGGGGCCGCTGTCCGGAGCGGCGCTGCAGGGTGTCGCCGTCGGGATCGCCACGGCGCTGACCGCGATCCACGGGGCCGAGGTGATCCACCGGGATCTGAAGCCGGGCAACGTGCTGTTCGCGCGCGGCGGCATCAAGGTGATCGACTTCGGGATCGCGCGTGCGTTCGAGGCCACCAGCCAGCACACCCGCACCGATCAGATGGTCGGCACGGTGTCGTACATGGCGCCGGAACGGTTCGATCCGGTCGACGGGCGGCCGGTCTCCCCGGCCGCTGACATCTTCGCCTGGGGCGCCGTGGTGGTGTTCGCGGCGACCGGCCGGAGCCCGTTCGCCGCCGATTCGGCCGCCGGGACGGCGATGCGCATCCTCACCGGTGAGCCGGATCTGGCCGGGGTGCCGGAGTCGCTGCGTAGCGCGGTGGAATGGGCGCTGGCGAAGGACCCGGAGGCCCGGCCGACCGCCCGCGAGCTGCTGGATCTGCTGCTGGCGGGCGAGGCGCCACGTCCGGCGGTGGTCACCGCCGCGGCCGCGGCGCCGACGATCGCGCCGGTTCCGGTCAGAGCAAGGCGCGGGCGTACGGTCGCCGCGCTTGCCACCGCGGTCGCCGTGCTCGCCGCGACCGGCGTAGGGCTGGCGCTGAATGGCCTGCCCGGTGGCAGCCCGTCAGCCACCGGCGCGACGCCCCCCAGCGGTGCCGGATCCGGTGAACCCACCTCGGGCGGTGCCGTATCGAGCCGGCCGGCGCCGAAACCGTCGGCACGGTCGCTGTCACCGCTGGAAAAACTTCAGGCCATCCGGAACGGCAAGCGCAAGACCCTGATCCACTCCGTCCAGCTCGACAAGGACCTGGCGATGGATCAGCACTACACGGAGATCGAGGCCGGGGACGGCACCGGGAAGAAGTCGCAGTTCGCGCTGATCCCGGCCGGCGTCGACTTCCTGTTCCAGTCACTGGCCGCGTCGACGCCCGACCGTCCGGTGTGTCTCGGTGTCCGGCTCACCAAGGAGTCGGCGAAACTGGCCCAGTCCGAATGCTTCACCGGGCCGGGAACACAGTTCGAGCTGATTCCCGCCGAGAAGAAGGACGACCACGGCCGGCCGGCGTACTACATCTACAACGACTCCAGCGGTTTCCTGCTGTGGGACGGTGAGGCCTTCTACGTCCAGGAGGTCGGCGACGGCGACCCGATCTACACGTTCAGTTTCGTCGACCTCGGCCCGCTGCCCAGCCCGTCGGTCGGTTGA
- a CDS encoding RNA-guided endonuclease InsQ/TnpB family protein, with protein MDETVRYTYRLRPGRIAEAALLDEWGRCRWLWNEAVHQQRTGRKPTFGKLSKLLTDARGCNAWLRAGSQVAQQQTLRTYGTALNHSFTVKGRGRPRAKRLKDALPSLEYTTRGFSIKGGRLRLPGRVTIPVVWSRELPSAPSSVRVYRDSLGHWYASFVVRREQADAPDADLPGIGVDWGVKATATTTDPAFDLPHLGYRKRCAAELAKAQRRMARRRRPKGRPPSKGYQTAQRQAARIAKKAARQNTYDARVWAKNVIEHHSLIAVEDFKPKFLAKSRMARKAADAAIGACKRELVERGMRAGRKVVLVPPAYTTMTCSGCGERANHRLGLGVRIFECTACGYTADRDLNAARTILATAERDRASADDVRHLIASLRDGGSDAVRAGNPGPGPGGKSPEFIRGDR; from the coding sequence GTGGATGAGACGGTGCGTTACACCTACCGCCTGCGGCCTGGCCGCATCGCGGAGGCCGCACTTCTCGACGAGTGGGGACGCTGCCGGTGGCTGTGGAACGAAGCCGTCCACCAGCAGAGGACCGGCCGGAAGCCGACGTTCGGCAAGCTGTCGAAGCTGCTGACCGACGCCCGCGGGTGTAACGCCTGGCTGCGAGCCGGGTCGCAGGTCGCCCAGCAGCAGACGCTGCGCACCTACGGCACCGCCCTGAACCATTCGTTCACGGTGAAGGGCCGGGGCCGTCCGAGGGCCAAGCGGCTCAAGGACGCGTTGCCGAGTTTGGAGTACACGACTCGGGGTTTCTCGATCAAGGGCGGTCGGCTTCGCCTGCCGGGTAGGGTCACGATCCCGGTCGTCTGGTCCCGGGAGTTGCCGTCCGCCCCGTCCAGCGTGCGGGTCTACCGGGACAGCCTCGGGCATTGGTACGCCTCGTTCGTGGTCCGCCGCGAACAGGCCGACGCGCCGGACGCGGACCTGCCCGGTATCGGTGTCGACTGGGGTGTGAAGGCGACCGCCACCACGACCGATCCGGCGTTCGATCTGCCGCACCTCGGGTATCGCAAACGGTGCGCTGCTGAACTGGCGAAAGCGCAGCGCAGGATGGCCCGCCGCCGCCGGCCGAAGGGCCGGCCGCCGTCGAAGGGCTACCAGACCGCGCAACGGCAGGCCGCCCGGATCGCGAAGAAGGCGGCCCGGCAGAACACCTACGACGCCCGTGTCTGGGCGAAGAACGTCATCGAGCATCACAGTCTGATCGCTGTGGAGGACTTCAAGCCGAAGTTCCTGGCGAAGTCGCGGATGGCCCGTAAGGCCGCTGACGCGGCGATCGGCGCGTGCAAGCGGGAACTTGTCGAGCGTGGCATGCGGGCGGGTCGGAAGGTGGTGCTGGTGCCGCCCGCCTACACCACGATGACCTGTTCCGGGTGCGGCGAGAGAGCCAATCACCGCCTCGGACTGGGCGTACGCATCTTCGAGTGCACGGCCTGCGGCTACACCGCAGACCGTGACCTCAACGCCGCGAGGACGATCCTCGCCACGGCTGAACGCGACCGTGCCAGTGCCGACGACGTGAGACATCTGATCGCCTCCCTCCGGGATGGTGGATCAGATGCGGTCCGAGCTGGGAATCCAGGGCCTGGCCCCGGAGGGAAATCCCCCGAATTCATCCGTGGGGATCGTTAA
- a CDS encoding P-loop NTPase family protein, whose translation MERILVVGVTGAGKSTLAQALSGRLDLPYHEMDALYFNGPGWAVNEKFTEEVSRLAAGPGWVIDSLGYPEVRDLLWDRADTVIWLDYPQRIVMPRVLRRSVRRTVTREVLFGGNTETWAGWLSREHPAWWAWSQHKTRHREIERRTRDPRFDPLVTVRFAHPDDTRAWLANL comes from the coding sequence ATGGAACGGATCTTGGTGGTCGGTGTCACCGGCGCCGGCAAATCCACTCTCGCGCAGGCTTTGAGTGGTCGTCTGGACCTGCCGTACCACGAGATGGACGCGCTGTACTTCAACGGCCCGGGCTGGGCCGTGAACGAGAAGTTCACCGAAGAGGTGTCGAGGCTCGCCGCCGGGCCCGGCTGGGTCATCGACTCGCTCGGCTATCCGGAGGTCCGTGACCTGCTGTGGGACCGGGCCGACACGGTGATTTGGCTGGACTATCCCCAGCGCATCGTCATGCCCCGCGTCCTGCGCCGGTCCGTCCGGCGTACCGTCACGCGGGAGGTGCTCTTCGGTGGCAACACCGAGACCTGGGCAGGCTGGCTGAGCCGGGAACACCCGGCCTGGTGGGCGTGGTCCCAGCACAAGACCCGGCACCGCGAAATCGAACGCCGCACCCGCGATCCCCGCTTCGACCCGCTGGTCACCGTCCGCTTCGCACATCCCGACGACACCCGGGCCTGGCTGGCAAACCTCTGA
- a CDS encoding ricin-type beta-trefoil lectin domain protein has protein sequence MTTNAGFADRALSHSRRLLVLLTAAVTALVGSAVVQQQPAHAAWNLVWADEFNGSGAPSSANWNYNVGNGLNPGLNAFDGWGNGEWEWYRPENCTQSGGNLVMRANWLTTPITVNGRNFYQTSCRMTTDTKKSFQYGRIEARMALPTATGSWPAFWMLGDSCDETSTSAYNPAQTYYDRLPTNWASCGEVDIMEHANANATVTNNIFWDLRTGVFPWTAGQNANYVANPAVNNAAAFHVYAIEWTAAQIRWYVDGVQTHVIDTTPATLEEFRKPFHIIFNLALGGTYPGQNPVQGQFPLTASIDYVRYYQDGGGTTPGGPATQVNGPGGKCVDVAGNDTGGNGAAVQLWTCQGSSLSKDQQWSWDGQTLRTLGRCLDVTSAGTANGTQVQLWDCNGSGAQNWVQEGNRLRNPNSNRCLDSPSGSTADGARLQIWDCNGSAAQYFVKAA, from the coding sequence GTGACAACGAATGCAGGTTTCGCGGACCGAGCGCTGTCACACAGCCGGCGCCTCCTGGTCCTCCTCACCGCGGCCGTCACTGCACTCGTCGGCAGCGCGGTCGTCCAGCAGCAGCCCGCACACGCCGCGTGGAACCTGGTGTGGGCCGACGAGTTCAACGGGTCCGGCGCGCCCAGCAGCGCCAACTGGAACTACAACGTCGGCAACGGCCTCAACCCCGGCCTCAATGCTTTCGACGGCTGGGGCAACGGCGAGTGGGAGTGGTACCGCCCCGAGAACTGCACGCAGTCCGGTGGCAACCTCGTGATGCGCGCCAACTGGCTCACGACGCCCATCACGGTCAACGGCCGCAACTTCTACCAGACGTCGTGCCGCATGACGACGGACACGAAGAAGTCCTTCCAGTACGGCCGCATCGAGGCGCGCATGGCGCTCCCGACCGCCACCGGCTCGTGGCCGGCTTTCTGGATGCTCGGTGACTCGTGCGACGAGACGTCCACGAGCGCCTACAACCCGGCGCAGACCTACTACGACCGCCTGCCCACCAACTGGGCCAGTTGCGGCGAGGTCGACATCATGGAACACGCGAACGCGAACGCGACCGTGACGAACAACATCTTCTGGGATCTGCGGACCGGCGTGTTCCCGTGGACAGCGGGTCAGAACGCCAACTACGTCGCGAACCCCGCCGTCAACAACGCCGCGGCCTTCCACGTCTATGCGATCGAGTGGACGGCCGCGCAGATCCGCTGGTACGTCGACGGTGTGCAGACGCACGTGATCGACACGACGCCGGCGACCTTGGAGGAGTTCCGCAAGCCGTTCCACATCATCTTCAACCTGGCGCTGGGCGGCACGTACCCCGGACAGAACCCCGTGCAGGGCCAGTTCCCGCTCACCGCATCGATCGACTACGTGCGCTACTACCAGGACGGCGGGGGTACGACGCCGGGCGGACCCGCGACGCAGGTCAACGGGCCGGGCGGCAAGTGCGTGGACGTGGCCGGGAACGACACGGGCGGCAATGGCGCGGCCGTGCAGCTGTGGACGTGCCAGGGGTCTTCTCTTTCGAAGGACCAGCAGTGGAGCTGGGACGGTCAGACCCTGCGGACGTTGGGCCGGTGCCTCGACGTCACCAGCGCGGGTACGGCCAACGGCACGCAGGTGCAGCTCTGGGACTGCAACGGCAGCGGCGCCCAGAACTGGGTCCAGGAAGGTAACCGGTTGCGCAACCCGAACTCCAACAGATGCCTGGACTCCCCGTCGGGCTCGACAGCGGACGGCGCGCGACTGCAGATCTGGGACTGCAACGGATCGGCCGCACAGTACTTCGTGAAGGCCGCGTGA
- a CDS encoding LacI family DNA-binding transcriptional regulator, with translation MSSPVPSRPPTLDEVAERARVSRTVASRVINNGPNVSRAKRDAVEQAIRDLGFTPNRAARALATRQTGVVVLAVSGDGPGVFADPFFGQIMMGASTALEKTDLHLVLSLATTGHGQRRLESFLQTRGADGVMLVALRGDDPLIDIAARSGLPTVFIGLPMHGTPPFYVEADNAGGARAATEYLLRAGRRRIAMITGPDDTAVGRERRRGYTEALVLAGLRPYATAPGDFMEAGGAAAMRTLLSEHPDLDAVLAANDNMAAGALWVLRDAGRTVPDDVAVVGFDDLPIASHTDPKLTTIHQPVQALGREAARMLIELLDGVQPEPFILPTKVIVRESA, from the coding sequence ATGTCGTCGCCGGTCCCGTCGCGTCCGCCGACGCTCGACGAGGTCGCCGAGCGAGCCCGGGTGTCACGCACGGTGGCGTCCCGAGTGATCAACAACGGGCCGAATGTGAGCCGCGCGAAACGCGACGCGGTGGAGCAGGCGATTCGGGACCTCGGGTTCACGCCGAACCGGGCCGCGCGCGCCCTGGCGACTCGCCAGACCGGTGTGGTGGTGCTCGCGGTCTCCGGCGACGGGCCGGGGGTGTTCGCGGATCCGTTCTTCGGCCAGATCATGATGGGCGCGTCCACCGCGCTGGAGAAGACCGACCTGCACCTGGTGCTCAGCCTGGCCACGACCGGTCACGGCCAACGGCGGCTGGAGAGCTTCCTGCAGACCCGGGGAGCCGACGGGGTGATGCTGGTGGCGCTGCGCGGTGACGATCCGCTGATCGACATCGCCGCGCGATCGGGACTGCCCACCGTCTTCATCGGGCTGCCGATGCACGGAACACCACCGTTCTACGTCGAGGCCGACAACGCGGGCGGGGCACGGGCGGCCACCGAGTACCTGCTACGCGCCGGTCGCCGCCGCATCGCCATGATCACCGGACCGGACGACACCGCGGTCGGCCGCGAGCGCCGGCGCGGCTACACCGAGGCGCTGGTGCTGGCGGGGCTCCGGCCGTACGCCACCGCGCCCGGAGATTTCATGGAGGCCGGCGGCGCCGCGGCGATGCGTACGCTGCTGAGCGAGCACCCGGACCTCGACGCCGTGCTCGCGGCGAACGACAACATGGCGGCCGGGGCGCTGTGGGTGTTGCGCGACGCCGGACGCACGGTGCCCGACGACGTCGCCGTGGTCGGTTTCGACGATCTGCCGATCGCGTCGCACACCGATCCGAAACTGACCACGATTCATCAGCCGGTGCAGGCGCTGGGCCGCGAGGCCGCCCGCATGCTGATCGAACTGCTCGACGGCGTACAACCGGAACCGTTCATCCTGCCCACGAAGGTGATCGTACGAGAGTCGGCCTGA
- the bglS gene encoding beta-glucanase yields the protein MTITRSRAPKALAAAILCAVAALTATGATPAAAAIGPSFVDNFNGFDTGRWYKADGYSNGGVFNAGWRADHVWFSGGVMGLNLDNQSCPGGCSGKPYAAGEYRTTDLYSYGRFEARMKAVKNPGTVTSFFTYTGPSDGQPWDEIDVEILGKNTTQMQVNYFTNGVGGHETIINLGFDAANGYHNYAFEWWNGGTINWFVDGKLVHQENGSRGPLPTHPQRIMMNLWPGIGVDSWLGPFTYPGTTLTATYDWARYTRY from the coding sequence GTGACCATCACTCGATCACGCGCCCCGAAAGCGCTGGCCGCCGCGATCCTCTGCGCCGTCGCCGCCCTCACGGCGACCGGTGCCACGCCGGCCGCGGCCGCCATCGGCCCCAGCTTCGTCGACAACTTCAACGGATTCGACACCGGCCGCTGGTACAAGGCCGACGGGTACAGCAACGGCGGCGTCTTCAACGCCGGCTGGCGCGCCGACCACGTCTGGTTCAGCGGCGGCGTGATGGGCCTCAACCTGGACAACCAGTCCTGCCCGGGCGGCTGCTCCGGCAAGCCGTACGCCGCCGGCGAATATCGCACCACCGACCTCTACTCGTACGGGCGGTTCGAAGCGCGCATGAAGGCCGTCAAGAACCCCGGCACCGTGACCTCGTTCTTCACCTACACCGGGCCCAGCGACGGCCAGCCCTGGGACGAGATCGACGTGGAGATCCTGGGCAAGAACACCACCCAGATGCAGGTCAACTACTTCACCAACGGCGTCGGCGGCCACGAGACGATCATCAACCTGGGCTTCGACGCCGCGAACGGCTACCACAACTACGCCTTCGAGTGGTGGAACGGCGGCACCATCAACTGGTTCGTCGACGGAAAGCTCGTCCACCAGGAGAACGGCTCCCGTGGACCGCTTCCCACACACCCGCAACGCATCATGATGAACCTCTGGCCCGGCATCGGGGTCGACAGCTGGCTGGGGCCCTTCACCTACCCCGGCACCACGCTGACCGCCACCTATGACTGGGCCAGGTACACCAGGTACTGA